A region of Myxococcus stipitatus DSM 14675 DNA encodes the following proteins:
- a CDS encoding c-type cytochrome yields MDLRSPVFTFLVGAAILVATGAGAFVLVRDADILALRLPTKPLAPTKHALETPRDAVEHFQCNRCHVVPGIEPASATLSANCVTCHQAITAGRLDLWYKDAEVQRWKEHLTHLMRTPDLASLGQRVKRSWLVSWLQAPHAVRPLYGATMPRMKLGPRDAELLADFFHVTEEDAHEPPSGDAAAGRQLYEKYACATCHFRADAPPEAPAYGSPEFRTAPARRRAPDLKHVRARMSLAQLRQWLRDPRAILPDTQMPAFAFTPKEVDDLAAFLREPIPQKATAPRAPYKPRLLEREVHYPEVAKKLTRHLCYHCHSDSRRAGDQGPGNSGGFGYAGVSLDLATREGILRGIQREGQFRGLPDRLEDGTPRLVASLIARRAELEGHHHPAVLGMPLGLPPIPDEDIDLISTWIEQGAPR; encoded by the coding sequence GTGGACCTTCGCTCCCCTGTCTTCACCTTCCTGGTCGGCGCCGCGATTCTCGTCGCCACCGGCGCGGGTGCCTTCGTCCTCGTCCGCGACGCGGACATCCTGGCGCTGCGCCTCCCGACGAAGCCCCTTGCCCCCACGAAGCACGCGCTCGAGACACCCCGCGATGCCGTGGAGCACTTCCAATGCAATCGCTGCCACGTGGTGCCTGGCATCGAGCCGGCCTCCGCCACGCTGAGCGCGAACTGCGTGACGTGCCACCAGGCCATCACCGCCGGGCGGCTGGACCTCTGGTACAAGGACGCGGAGGTCCAGCGCTGGAAGGAACACCTCACCCACCTGATGCGCACGCCCGACCTCGCCTCGCTGGGCCAGCGCGTCAAGCGCAGCTGGCTCGTCTCCTGGCTCCAGGCCCCTCACGCGGTGCGGCCCCTCTACGGGGCCACCATGCCCCGGATGAAGCTGGGGCCTCGGGACGCGGAGCTGCTCGCCGACTTCTTCCACGTGACGGAAGAGGACGCCCACGAGCCCCCCAGCGGTGACGCCGCGGCGGGCCGACAGCTCTATGAGAAGTACGCCTGCGCGACCTGCCACTTCCGCGCGGACGCCCCACCCGAGGCTCCCGCCTATGGCTCGCCGGAGTTCCGCACGGCCCCCGCGCGGCGTCGGGCCCCGGACCTGAAGCACGTGCGCGCCCGCATGTCGCTCGCCCAGCTGCGCCAGTGGCTGAGAGACCCTCGCGCCATCCTCCCCGACACGCAGATGCCCGCCTTCGCCTTCACCCCGAAGGAAGTCGATGACCTGGCGGCCTTCCTGCGTGAGCCCATCCCGCAGAAGGCGACAGCGCCTCGTGCGCCCTACAAGCCGCGTCTGCTCGAACGGGAGGTGCACTACCCGGAGGTCGCCAAGAAGCTCACGCGCCACCTCTGCTACCACTGCCACTCCGACAGCCGGCGCGCGGGAGACCAGGGCCCTGGCAACAGCGGTGGCTTCGGCTACGCGGGCGTGTCACTCGACCTGGCCACGCGCGAAGGCATCCTCCGAGGCATCCAGCGAGAGGGCCAGTTCCGCGGCCTCCCGGACCGCCTGGAGGACGGCACACCCCGGCTGGTGGCGAGCCTGATTGCACGCCGCGCCGAGTTGGAGGGCCACCACCACCCCGCCGTGCTGGGCATGCCCCTGGGCCTGCCCCCCATCCCGGATGAGGACATCGACCTCATCTCCACGTGGATTGAACAAGGCGCCCCCAGATAG